A single window of Abditibacteriota bacterium DNA harbors:
- a CDS encoding EamA family transporter: MSENLINGLILTLAVFMGCAYYVAMKPVNMRVAHESHIPLFNALFSAVGVLLLLAYSLWTNTGLYLPPAGIGAAAGYGVIATLAVFAHMKALERGPVSLTSLFAKFCLVLPLGYSFLFLHEQATLFRVSGILLICVCIVIFADPRKGDRERLSRGWLAAALSLMVCNGAVQLIGKIYAMSSANEYQNAFLLWAFGFETLAALAIFLRLSRGKSRECARAFVTPAVLGLSVFIAVAALSMNFAIVALATRMDGSVFFPIYSGGPLILIALAGYLIFREEMTFRKVTGILLGIGAIVLLNL, from the coding sequence TTGAGTGAAAACCTGATTAACGGCCTGATACTGACACTGGCCGTGTTCATGGGCTGCGCCTATTACGTGGCCATGAAGCCCGTGAATATGAGGGTGGCCCACGAGTCCCATATACCCCTGTTCAACGCCCTGTTTTCCGCGGTGGGCGTATTGCTGCTCCTGGCATATTCCCTGTGGACGAACACGGGGCTGTATCTGCCCCCTGCCGGCATAGGCGCCGCGGCGGGCTACGGCGTCATCGCCACTCTGGCGGTGTTTGCCCATATGAAGGCCCTGGAGCGGGGACCCGTGTCCCTCACCTCCCTGTTTGCCAAGTTTTGCCTGGTGCTGCCTCTGGGGTATTCCTTTTTGTTTTTGCATGAGCAGGCGACCCTCTTCAGGGTGTCGGGCATCCTGCTGATATGCGTGTGCATAGTGATCTTTGCCGATCCCCGCAAAGGGGACAGGGAAAGGCTCTCCCGGGGCTGGCTGGCGGCGGCTCTGTCGCTGATGGTATGTAATGGCGCGGTGCAGCTCATAGGCAAGATATACGCCATGAGCTCCGCCAACGAATATCAGAATGCCTTTCTCCTGTGGGCCTTCGGCTTTGAGACCCTGGCGGCGCTGGCCATATTTCTGCGCCTGTCCCGGGGCAAAAGCCGGGAGTGCGCCCGGGCCTTTGTGACCCCGGCAGTGCTGGGCCTTTCGGTCTTTATAGCCGTGGCGGCCCTCAGCATGAATTTTGCCATAGTGGCCCTGGCCACCCGGATGGACGGCTCGGTGTTTTTCCCCATCTATTCGGGAGGGCCCCTCATACTCATAGCCCTGGCGGGCTACCTGATATTCAGAGAGGAAATGACCTTCCGAAAGGTGACGGGCATCCTCCTGGGCATCGGAGCTATAGTGCTCCTGAATCTGTGA
- the cobS gene encoding adenosylcobinamide-GDP ribazoletransferase → MNRKCVRLLKKKAVRSMVTALSVWTRLPVPQLAWKPENLSRSLCWMPLAGAVLGVIVIVIASLTARVYLPDCARGALIAAAYVLVTGGIHLDGFCDVTDALAACRDREERMRILKDPRLGAFAVIGLVCMLVFMAGVMGGLNQKGLYVCAIGFVLSRCFAAAALLRLPLMRDEGMAAAFQKTADTRYVRRCLIVIAVLCYAALAYISIPEAALCLLLSAGILKGFRRMTEKEFGGINGDTLGWLITVSEAVFAAAGLCL, encoded by the coding sequence ATGAACAGAAAGTGTGTCAGACTATTGAAGAAAAAGGCCGTGCGCAGCATGGTGACAGCCCTGTCCGTCTGGACCAGGCTGCCCGTTCCGCAGCTGGCCTGGAAACCGGAAAACCTCTCCCGGTCCCTGTGCTGGATGCCTCTGGCGGGAGCGGTGCTGGGAGTGATAGTCATTGTCATAGCCTCCCTGACGGCCCGGGTGTATCTGCCGGACTGCGCCAGGGGCGCGCTCATTGCCGCAGCTTACGTGCTGGTCACAGGCGGCATACACCTGGACGGCTTTTGCGACGTGACCGACGCCCTCGCTGCCTGCAGAGACAGGGAAGAACGCATGAGGATACTCAAGGACCCCCGCCTGGGAGCCTTTGCCGTCATAGGCCTGGTGTGCATGCTTGTGTTCATGGCAGGAGTCATGGGCGGCCTGAACCAAAAGGGCCTCTACGTCTGCGCCATAGGCTTTGTCCTGAGCCGCTGCTTCGCCGCCGCGGCCCTGCTCCGTCTCCCTCTTATGCGTGACGAAGGCATGGCGGCCGCCTTCCAAAAGACGGCGGACACCCGCTATGTCCGGAGATGCCTCATAGTCATAGCGGTATTGTGCTACGCGGCCCTGGCCTACATCTCCATCCCCGAGGCGGCGTTGTGCCTGCTCCTGTCCGCGGGGATACTCAAGGGCTTCCGCCGCATGACGGAAAAGGAGTTCGGAGGCATCAACGGCGACACCCTGGGCTGGCTCATCACCGTGTCCGAAGCGGTCTTCGCCGCGGCCGGCCTGTGTCTGTGA
- a CDS encoding bifunctional adenosylcobinamide kinase/adenosylcobinamide-phosphate guanylyltransferase, with protein sequence MELIIGGRSQGKLQFALTLHGLTPDSAADGELTPKPVIYNLQSWVRQALAEKRDPEAELLAFADRHPDTVFVCDQLGCGVVPAEPENRLWRDVTGRLCCLLAARADRVYRVTAGIGQRIK encoded by the coding sequence ATGGAGCTCATCATAGGGGGCAGGAGCCAGGGCAAGCTGCAGTTCGCCCTGACCCTTCACGGCCTGACGCCGGACAGCGCGGCGGACGGAGAGCTGACGCCCAAGCCCGTGATATACAATCTGCAGAGCTGGGTCCGGCAGGCCCTGGCGGAGAAGAGAGACCCGGAGGCAGAGCTGCTGGCCTTTGCGGACCGGCACCCGGACACGGTGTTCGTCTGCGACCAGCTGGGCTGCGGCGTGGTGCCCGCAGAGCCGGAAAACCGGCTGTGGCGGGACGTGACCGGCAGGCTCTGCTGCCTGCTGGCGGCCAGAGCCGACCGGGTGTACCGGGTCACCGCCGGCATCGGACAGAGGATAAAATAA
- a CDS encoding alcohol dehydrogenase catalytic domain-containing protein, whose protein sequence is MRVNSVFVKSPFNYELRNVELPALKADEALVEIIACGICGYDMEISACLSPNGYTALGHEYVGVVREVGGAVDNVKPGDRVTAESSTFCGVCDDCRNERVDLCRNLKTSSNGYAQGFAEMTVVPARSLVVCNDIDPLTAVLSEPAGVSFDLVKTAEVQITDDVLIVGMGPIGFMALQIARKITAGRVAVVDRHENRRQMAMDSGADVAYASIDDMPSEETFGKILLTAVPQLLPACILRARYGGYIAFLGSNFRDGNTVPLDTGIIHFNRLQLRSSFASPATFFPWVHKLMRAGVIDGSRIVTGVYKLSNYKAAFDKLRSDKDHAMKVVVVNDNSGIEEKI, encoded by the coding sequence ATGAGAGTAAACAGTGTGTTTGTCAAAAGCCCGTTCAACTACGAGCTGCGAAACGTGGAGCTGCCCGCCCTCAAGGCGGACGAGGCTCTGGTGGAGATCATAGCCTGCGGCATATGCGGCTATGACATGGAGATATCGGCCTGCCTGTCCCCCAACGGCTACACCGCCCTGGGCCACGAATACGTGGGCGTGGTGCGCGAGGTGGGCGGCGCCGTGGACAACGTGAAGCCCGGCGACCGGGTGACGGCGGAGTCCTCCACCTTTTGCGGAGTGTGCGACGACTGCCGCAACGAGCGCGTGGACCTGTGCCGCAATCTGAAGACCAGCTCCAACGGCTACGCCCAGGGCTTTGCCGAAATGACGGTGGTGCCCGCCAGGAGCCTGGTGGTGTGCAACGACATAGACCCCCTGACCGCCGTGCTGAGCGAGCCTGCCGGCGTGTCCTTTGACCTGGTAAAGACCGCCGAGGTGCAGATCACCGACGACGTGCTGATAGTGGGCATGGGCCCCATCGGCTTTATGGCCCTGCAGATAGCCCGCAAGATCACTGCCGGCCGCGTGGCGGTGGTGGACCGCCACGAAAACAGGCGGCAGATGGCCATGGATTCGGGAGCCGACGTGGCCTACGCAAGCATTGACGACATGCCCTCGGAGGAGACCTTTGGCAAGATATTGCTGACGGCTGTCCCCCAGCTGCTGCCCGCCTGCATCCTCAGGGCCCGCTACGGCGGCTATATAGCCTTTTTGGGCAGCAATTTCAGGGACGGCAACACGGTGCCTCTGGACACGGGCATCATACATTTCAACAGGCTGCAGCTCAGGAGCTCCTTTGCTTCGCCGGCCACCTTCTTCCCCTGGGTGCACAAGCTCATGCGGGCGGGGGTCATAGACGGCAGCAGGATAGTGACGGGCGTGTACAAGCTGAGCAACTACAAGGCGGCCTTTGACAAGCTCAGGAGCGACAAGGACCACGCCATGAAGGTGGTGGTGGTAAACGACAATTCGGGTATCGAGGAGAAGATATGA
- a CDS encoding Gfo/Idh/MocA family oxidoreductase — protein sequence MMKAGVIGCGTISKFHVDGFREAGCELGWFCDIDPARSGAYQALYPGSKTTADYRDVLADPEVSVVAVCTLTSLHNEVVKAAIAAGKAVICEKTLGMNAADALDMCLFAEEKKAFLSTGYMKRFFPAVQKAEELLKGRRIVSVYAKTYQPFPGLYLGDPSQQKATGDFLRDYMGGGVVVCGGSHIMDLLHFFCGLPTACAGQLDTVPGSDDFDRDANALFWFENGAVAHFEAYWHEYAKGGFEQNGWDEEIRINTPDGAVIVKTPLWHKPENNAARVSWLDAVTGEYTEYRYEAVNSFTLHEIEEVKRVAEGKAPAVDGWDGYVADVMIDAVKLASRTGDKVQIAFDKAMPRK from the coding sequence ATGATGAAAGCAGGAGTTATTGGCTGCGGGACTATCTCAAAGTTCCACGTTGACGGATTCAGGGAAGCCGGCTGCGAGCTGGGCTGGTTTTGCGACATAGACCCGGCGAGATCCGGGGCCTATCAGGCCTTGTATCCCGGCTCAAAGACTACCGCGGACTACAGAGACGTGCTGGCGGACCCGGAGGTGTCTGTGGTGGCGGTGTGCACCCTCACCAGTCTGCACAACGAGGTGGTGAAGGCAGCCATCGCGGCAGGCAAGGCCGTGATATGCGAGAAGACCCTGGGCATGAACGCCGCCGACGCTCTGGACATGTGCCTTTTTGCCGAGGAAAAGAAGGCCTTTTTGTCCACGGGCTACATGAAGCGCTTTTTCCCGGCCGTGCAAAAGGCGGAGGAGCTGCTGAAGGGCAGAAGGATAGTGTCGGTGTATGCCAAGACCTACCAGCCCTTCCCGGGCCTCTATCTGGGAGACCCCTCTCAGCAAAAGGCCACCGGTGATTTTCTCCGGGACTATATGGGCGGAGGCGTGGTAGTGTGCGGCGGCAGCCACATCATGGACCTGCTGCACTTCTTCTGCGGACTGCCCACGGCCTGCGCCGGTCAGCTGGATACGGTCCCCGGCAGCGACGACTTTGACAGAGACGCCAACGCCCTCTTCTGGTTTGAAAACGGAGCCGTGGCCCACTTCGAAGCCTACTGGCACGAATACGCCAAGGGCGGCTTTGAGCAAAACGGCTGGGATGAGGAGATACGCATCAACACCCCGGACGGCGCCGTGATAGTGAAGACCCCTCTGTGGCACAAGCCGGAAAACAATGCGGCCCGGGTCTCCTGGCTGGACGCCGTGACCGGCGAATACACCGAATACAGATACGAGGCGGTGAACTCCTTCACCCTCCACGAGATAGAAGAAGTGAAGCGCGTCGCCGAGGGCAAGGCCCCTGCGGTGGACGGCTGGGACGGCTACGTGGCCGACGTGATGATAGACGCGGTCAAGCTGGCTTCCCGCACCGGCGACAAGGTGCAGATCGCCTTTGACAAGGCCATGCCCCGGAAATAG
- a CDS encoding family 14 glycosylhydrolase has protein sequence MKAILIAAALLLLAAASFGQDFVPETVDEDGEYVTADKAGRRAVALADKPGMRYLYYRLTDRSAVPAEPALAIEYYADTPCGVDVQYNSSNGDHFTGAGFTCREGEWTRVTVPLPRFEPRGAMHEGCDVRLVINDWRFDSFMPKNRVFISSVTLTENKGKPEPVRPLYEFRRPQGAEYVMGNDLSYAKAPVYRRQKVDVVQSYITWGGIEKSTGEYDWTYWDRQAELLREWGFKLQAFIAAGPSCATPAWYLASPEHVGAVCLEHGEETKIESVWNTAIDSHIRSFLEAFYARYRDILYSVEFGISGDFGETIYPYWGVPWTFAVNGDYHTHPGYWCGDPLARRDFAASMQKKYGSVSRLNAAWHTDFASFDEELMPFEDEKSKDAYFDALTPETRRRWYDLVDWYRDSMERLASRWLDISDGIFTDTPVYLAVGGHSSPEQGCLFSHIAKLAAQRGAGVRITNEMSEYTFNVTGNRYMSDSCRLYGAPCGFEPGDKVDVNGVTARVFGAATCGVKQYFDFDHNGLASQEYMDRQLELLPYLNKGYKPIRNVALWYPDRDLSLYLDLGAYMSRTIPLMRNMADVTIADSQTVSDGILEGMSVLVLWNATVFEEEDLRNIGRFVREGGRVFALDCKSPVTVSGRPAEIPGLTVVPDFAALQQAVNRVLEERGECRYPCVKNVFVSRVGPRKALVFNQNGFEASVQITMEGKTKLCSVPAHDMKEFEF, from the coding sequence ATGAAAGCTATTTTGATCGCGGCGGCCCTGCTGCTGCTGGCCGCCGCCTCCTTCGGACAGGACTTCGTCCCGGAGACCGTGGACGAGGACGGCGAATACGTGACGGCGGACAAAGCCGGCCGGCGGGCCGTGGCGCTGGCCGACAAGCCGGGCATGCGGTATCTGTATTACAGACTGACGGACAGAAGCGCCGTGCCCGCAGAGCCCGCCCTGGCCATAGAATACTACGCCGACACCCCCTGTGGGGTGGACGTGCAGTACAATTCTTCCAACGGCGACCATTTCACCGGAGCCGGCTTTACCTGCCGGGAGGGGGAGTGGACCCGGGTCACGGTGCCCTTGCCCCGCTTTGAGCCCCGCGGCGCCATGCACGAGGGCTGCGACGTGAGGCTGGTCATCAACGACTGGCGCTTCGACAGCTTTATGCCCAAAAACCGGGTCTTTATAAGCTCCGTCACTCTCACGGAAAACAAGGGAAAGCCGGAGCCGGTCCGGCCCCTCTATGAATTCCGCCGGCCTCAGGGCGCGGAATACGTGATGGGCAACGACCTGTCCTATGCCAAGGCTCCCGTTTACAGGCGGCAGAAGGTGGACGTGGTCCAGAGCTATATCACCTGGGGCGGCATAGAAAAGAGCACCGGCGAATACGACTGGACCTACTGGGACAGGCAGGCGGAGCTCCTGAGAGAGTGGGGCTTCAAGCTGCAGGCCTTTATAGCGGCCGGCCCTTCCTGCGCCACTCCGGCCTGGTATCTGGCTTCCCCGGAGCACGTGGGGGCTGTGTGCCTGGAGCACGGCGAGGAGACCAAGATAGAGAGCGTGTGGAACACGGCCATCGACAGCCACATCCGGAGCTTTTTGGAGGCCTTTTACGCGAGATACAGGGACATACTCTACAGCGTGGAATTCGGCATCTCGGGAGACTTCGGCGAGACCATCTACCCTTACTGGGGCGTGCCCTGGACCTTCGCCGTCAACGGGGACTATCACACCCATCCGGGCTACTGGTGCGGAGACCCTCTGGCCCGCAGGGATTTTGCCGCGTCCATGCAGAAAAAATACGGCTCCGTCTCCCGGCTGAACGCCGCCTGGCACACGGACTTTGCCTCCTTTGACGAGGAGCTGATGCCCTTTGAGGACGAGAAGAGCAAGGACGCCTATTTTGACGCCCTCACTCCCGAGACCCGGCGCAGATGGTATGACCTGGTGGACTGGTACCGTGACAGTATGGAGCGGCTGGCCTCAAGGTGGCTGGACATATCCGACGGCATATTCACAGACACTCCCGTCTATCTGGCGGTGGGAGGCCATTCCTCCCCGGAGCAGGGCTGCCTGTTCTCCCACATAGCCAAGCTGGCGGCGCAGCGCGGAGCCGGGGTGAGGATCACCAACGAGATGTCCGAATACACCTTCAACGTGACCGGCAACCGCTATATGTCCGACTCGTGCCGTCTCTACGGAGCCCCCTGCGGCTTTGAGCCAGGGGACAAGGTGGACGTGAACGGCGTGACCGCCAGGGTCTTCGGAGCGGCCACCTGCGGCGTGAAGCAGTACTTTGACTTTGACCACAACGGCCTGGCCTCGCAGGAGTATATGGACAGGCAGCTGGAGCTGCTGCCCTATCTGAACAAGGGCTACAAGCCCATAAGGAACGTGGCTCTGTGGTATCCCGACAGGGACCTCTCTCTGTATCTGGACCTGGGCGCCTACATGTCCCGGACCATACCCCTCATGCGCAATATGGCAGACGTCACCATAGCCGATTCGCAGACTGTCTCGGACGGCATCCTGGAGGGCATGTCTGTCCTGGTGCTGTGGAACGCCACGGTGTTTGAGGAGGAAGACCTGCGGAACATAGGCCGCTTTGTCCGTGAGGGCGGACGGGTGTTCGCTCTGGACTGCAAGTCGCCTGTCACGGTCTCCGGCCGGCCGGCAGAGATACCGGGCCTTACCGTGGTGCCGGACTTTGCCGCCCTGCAACAGGCGGTAAACCGGGTCCTCGAAGAGCGGGGAGAGTGCAGATACCCCTGCGTGAAGAACGTGTTTGTCAGCCGGGTGGGCCCCCGCAAGGCCCTGGTGTTCAACCAAAACGGCTTTGAGGCGTCGGTGCAGATCACCATGGAGGGCAAGACCAAGCTCTGCTCCGTGCCCGCCCACGACATGAAGGAATTCGAATTCTAA